The DNA window GTGTGTGCGGCGATCGCGGGCTCGCGCCGACGCAGGTCCACGAGGAAGCCCGGCGCGAGGAAGACCGAGGAGTAGGTGCCGGCGATGATGCCGATGAACAGCGCCAGCGAGATGTCCTTGAGCGTTCCGGCCCCGAGCAGGAAGGCGCCGATGAACAGGATCGCGCCCACCGGCAGCAGCGCGACGACCGAGGTGTTGATCGAGCGCACCAGGGTCTGGTTCGCGGCGCGCTGCACCTGGTCGGCGAAGATGCTCGAGCGCTGCTCGACGAGATCGGCGGTGTTCTCGCGCACCTTGTCGAACACCACGATGGTGTCGTAGAGCGAGTAGCCCATGACCGTGAGGAAGCCGATCACCGTGCCGGGGGTGATCTCGAAGCCCACCACCAGATACACGCCCGCCGTGACGAGCATGTCGTGCACGAGTGCCGCCATGGCCGCCAGCGAGGACTTCAGGTTGCGGAAGTACAGCGCCATCATCGTCGCGACCAGCGCGAGGAAGACGACCACGCCGCGCATCATCTTCTGGGTGACGTCGCCGCTCCACACAGGGCCGATGTAGGAGGTCGAGACCGATTCGGCGGGGACGCCGTAGGCCTCGGCGAGATCCGATGCGACGGCGGCGGTCTGGG is part of the Brachybacterium ginsengisoli genome and encodes:
- the secF gene encoding protein translocase subunit SecF codes for the protein MTATFARFGNDLHDGRRTVPIVTRRRTWYLFSLVLVVLLVIFSVLRGPNLGIEFTGGSEFQVAGVADTEQTSARDVIRDHVPGNEPKISVLGGSAVRVQTEQLDSAQTAAVASDLAEAYGVPAESVSTSYIGPVWSGDVTQKMMRGVVVFLALVATMMALYFRNLKSSLAAMAALVHDMLVTAGVYLVVGFEITPGTVIGFLTVMGYSLYDTIVVFDKVRENTADLVEQRSSIFADQVQRAANQTLVRSINTSVVALLPVGAILFIGAFLLGAGTLKDISLALFIGIIAGTYSSVFLAPGFLVDLRRREPAIAAHTASVLRTRRGEESSVAEDGAAQDRRGARTAITESASEDADARTDVGTVGDEAAADVLDTDEPGTRNGHPGGSTAPDSVGRGRQPRRTTRRDRGTGGGAR